A stretch of the Stutzerimonas stutzeri genome encodes the following:
- the traF gene encoding conjugal transfer protein TraF: MSRTVQLPAFTMAYTKLPVLLIATMLSSANAATSTKDVQKAESTPAIAGSSFYADKERGWFWYEEPEPEPEPEQPKEEPPAPTPPPQPTEKAEELPPVGSVAWLQIMIPKLKEAAIDDPSEVNVKAFYYAQRLMMDKAERFSRASMQTIKNEPLLDEDLRYPTSNAASSALASAAEVQKKELLKIIANDAALMIFFKGRDCALCGQAISALQGLEHAYGFTIIPVSMDGEPLPGGEYQNLQYDAGLAKHLGIITTPAIAMAVPPNDVRIISYSTISLEAASNRILQAASDVGLISKEEMNATSRLAQIGLIAPEQIVDAPADPTKSPEDFVNAMRDAAVRAFDFQNGEDQ; this comes from the coding sequence ATGAGCCGCACTGTTCAGTTGCCGGCATTCACGATGGCCTATACAAAACTCCCAGTTCTGCTCATTGCAACGATGCTTTCGAGTGCCAATGCGGCCACCTCCACGAAGGATGTGCAGAAAGCCGAGTCCACTCCTGCAATCGCCGGCTCGTCGTTTTACGCCGATAAGGAACGAGGGTGGTTCTGGTATGAAGAGCCAGAGCCGGAGCCAGAGCCGGAGCAACCGAAAGAGGAGCCGCCTGCTCCAACACCGCCTCCGCAGCCGACCGAGAAAGCTGAGGAGTTACCCCCTGTTGGTAGCGTCGCCTGGCTCCAGATCATGATCCCCAAGCTCAAAGAAGCCGCCATCGACGATCCATCAGAGGTGAACGTCAAGGCCTTCTACTACGCGCAGCGCCTGATGATGGACAAGGCCGAGCGGTTCTCCAGGGCGTCGATGCAGACGATCAAAAACGAGCCATTGCTGGATGAGGATCTTCGGTATCCGACATCGAACGCCGCATCGAGCGCTCTGGCCTCGGCTGCCGAAGTACAGAAGAAAGAGCTGCTGAAAATCATCGCCAACGATGCAGCGCTGATGATTTTCTTCAAGGGCCGCGACTGTGCATTGTGCGGACAGGCTATATCAGCACTGCAGGGATTGGAGCACGCATATGGCTTCACCATCATCCCTGTGTCAATGGACGGGGAGCCCCTGCCAGGAGGGGAGTATCAGAATCTGCAGTATGACGCAGGCCTGGCGAAACACCTGGGGATCATTACCACACCGGCTATCGCAATGGCGGTTCCGCCAAACGATGTTCGCATCATCAGCTACAGCACGATTTCGCTGGAGGCTGCCAGTAATCGCATCCTGCAAGCGGCAAGCGATGTTGGGTTGATCTCCAAGGAAGAGATGAACGCCACCTCTCGGCTGGCGCAGATCGGCTTGATCGCACCAGAGCAGATCGTCGATGCGCCCGCTGATCCGACCAAATCACCCGAAGACTTTGTGAACGCAATGCGCGATGCCGCAGTTCGTGCTTTCGATTTCCAGAATGGAGAAGACCAGTGA
- a CDS encoding conjugal transfer protein TraH, with protein MRINALAFAVAVGIAIPLTASATIEQQVNSMFGQLINVTGPGSYKTASRGVVSGGGIVLRNRITTSNLISITPPSAKGGCGGINLYTGSFSFINGEEFVGLMRNIASNAAGVVSGYAFEAALDYMDASTASIIRGLRNNIQRLNEMFSNSCQLATGVIDAGRKAYAEHNDLKSAATGMLENVTSDFFSSKTATATSPSERLASAGKMKPCYNTGNVMWCGLRKMGIASHLTSGNDEFAELIMSIVGTHILTLKDNDKGGKEITASPIQPTITDRSISLFVDGSKGSDEKVLSCDSDDKEQCLNPSVRTLGSFKGLKQRIIDDVRTSGVFDRLANGTASEADGAKVQYFMSSAVGHNLMRVIQKAGAAEGYIYFEEFAHVIAINAAYAAIMELIDAAHAGLTGVDFAEAEKIKEDLRAARQRVTSEWTKELMNGTNFRDADKRASEILQLAENNDNGKTVQGRQNQGAGS; from the coding sequence GTGAGGATTAACGCTCTCGCATTTGCCGTTGCTGTAGGAATCGCCATTCCCCTAACGGCCTCTGCCACCATCGAGCAACAGGTCAACAGCATGTTTGGCCAACTCATTAACGTGACAGGTCCTGGCTCATACAAGACCGCTTCGCGGGGTGTCGTATCGGGTGGCGGTATTGTGCTGCGAAATCGCATTACCACTTCCAACCTGATAAGCATCACGCCACCCTCTGCAAAAGGCGGCTGCGGCGGTATCAACCTTTACACAGGCTCTTTTTCATTCATCAATGGCGAGGAGTTTGTCGGGCTGATGAGAAACATCGCTTCCAACGCGGCCGGCGTCGTGAGCGGCTATGCATTTGAAGCCGCGCTGGATTACATGGATGCGTCAACTGCAAGCATCATTCGAGGGCTGCGCAACAACATCCAGCGCCTAAATGAGATGTTCTCGAATTCATGCCAATTGGCTACTGGGGTCATAGATGCCGGCAGGAAAGCATATGCCGAACATAACGATCTGAAATCGGCTGCCACTGGCATGCTTGAGAACGTAACGTCTGACTTCTTTTCATCCAAAACTGCAACTGCTACATCACCGTCAGAGCGGCTTGCAAGCGCAGGCAAGATGAAGCCGTGTTACAACACAGGCAACGTCATGTGGTGCGGCTTGCGCAAAATGGGGATCGCTTCACACCTCACTAGCGGAAACGACGAGTTTGCCGAGTTGATCATGTCGATTGTCGGTACACATATCCTTACCCTAAAAGATAATGATAAGGGTGGAAAGGAGATAACTGCGTCCCCAATCCAGCCGACTATCACAGACCGATCAATCTCCCTTTTTGTGGATGGGAGTAAGGGGTCGGACGAAAAGGTACTCAGCTGTGATTCCGATGACAAAGAGCAATGTTTGAACCCATCTGTTCGAACACTCGGCTCATTCAAAGGTTTGAAGCAACGCATCATCGATGACGTTAGAACCTCAGGTGTTTTCGACAGGCTGGCGAACGGAACAGCGTCTGAGGCTGATGGCGCAAAAGTTCAGTATTTCATGTCCAGCGCTGTTGGACACAATCTTATGCGTGTTATTCAGAAAGCTGGAGCAGCTGAGGGCTATATCTACTTTGAAGAATTTGCACATGTCATCGCCATCAACGCTGCATATGCAGCAATTATGGAGCTGATTGACGCTGCCCACGCGGGACTAACAGGCGTTGACTTCGCTGAAGCGGAAAAAATAAAAGAGGATTTGCGTGCCGCGCGGCAACGAGTCACAAGCGAGTGGACAAAAGAACTCATGAACGGAACCAATTTCCGTGATGCAGATAAGCGAGCTTCTGAGATTCTGCAATTGGCTGAGAACAATGATAATGGCAAAACAGTTCAAGGTCGTCAGAACCAGGGGGCAGGGAGCTAA
- a CDS encoding DUF1845 domain-containing protein — protein sequence MALTPIAKRAPYSTAIMRQTITFKTQEAKNYIGTWLNNVSLALFTLDVISRKRLARLNMSTKQHKAATKALNKLFADFEKEIKDDSARLEAVLKAQRITDRAEHNNPRSTQVEITTPELKRAVDLLLAFDNLIILVDTVWLMGIMETDEANQFRQLKSRQLKGLFVNIYKLSQAAKKSAYDQEDQEVLAEIAVEEQKHEITDAPSELPDTAVEEAVETKAEAVA from the coding sequence ATGGCCCTTACCCCTATAGCCAAGCGCGCACCGTACTCGACTGCAATCATGCGGCAGACGATCACCTTCAAGACTCAGGAAGCCAAGAACTACATCGGCACCTGGCTCAACAACGTCTCCCTTGCTCTCTTCACGCTTGACGTGATTTCGCGCAAGCGCCTCGCACGGCTGAACATGAGCACCAAGCAGCACAAAGCTGCTACCAAGGCGCTGAACAAACTGTTTGCCGACTTCGAGAAAGAAATTAAGGACGACTCGGCCCGCCTCGAAGCCGTGCTCAAGGCCCAGCGGATCACTGATCGCGCTGAGCACAACAATCCGCGCTCGACGCAGGTCGAGATCACTACGCCTGAACTCAAGCGTGCCGTGGATCTGCTGCTGGCGTTCGACAACCTCATCATCCTGGTAGATACCGTCTGGCTGATGGGCATCATGGAAACGGACGAGGCGAATCAGTTCCGCCAGCTCAAGTCTCGCCAGCTCAAGGGCCTGTTCGTCAACATCTACAAGCTCAGCCAGGCAGCGAAAAAGAGCGCCTACGATCAGGAAGACCAGGAAGTGCTCGCTGAGATCGCCGTGGAAGAGCAGAAACACGAGATCACAGACGCACCCAGCGAATTGCCCGACACGGCGGTTGAAGAAGCGGTTGAAACCAAGGCGGAAGCCGTTGCGTAG
- a CDS encoding transglycosylase SLT domain-containing protein, with translation MPLLLIVALASPTVWAFTLKGTVWERVSNASSCKAPPLLLYSLAIQESRHPAGRGLITPHPFALRNAISGSKYPDSQAEAARLLQLYIQEDPLTDVGMMQINLRWNGARVKSPEMLLDPETNIAVAAQILCESLSVKRNDIELGIGGYHTMNPEREADARAYARNVLMIWRSLQALEKSGS, from the coding sequence ATGCCACTTCTTCTGATTGTGGCACTCGCAAGCCCTACAGTATGGGCGTTCACTTTGAAGGGAACTGTCTGGGAACGGGTTTCCAATGCGAGTTCTTGCAAAGCACCACCACTACTCTTGTACTCGCTCGCGATTCAGGAGTCACGGCATCCGGCAGGGAGGGGGTTAATTACTCCCCATCCGTTCGCATTACGCAATGCAATCAGCGGTTCAAAATATCCAGATAGTCAGGCCGAAGCCGCACGGCTTCTACAGCTCTACATTCAGGAAGATCCGCTTACAGATGTCGGCATGATGCAGATTAATCTTCGGTGGAACGGTGCGCGCGTAAAGTCGCCTGAGATGCTGCTTGATCCAGAAACGAATATCGCGGTGGCTGCCCAGATCCTTTGCGAGTCTCTTTCTGTTAAGCGAAACGACATCGAGCTAGGCATCGGTGGGTACCACACAATGAATCCAGAACGTGAAGCAGACGCTCGTGCATACGCCAGGAATGTCCTGATGATCTGGCGCTCACTTCAAGCTTTAGAGAAATCGGGGAGCTAA
- a CDS encoding conjugal transfer protein TraG N-terminal domain-containing protein: MSMNIYTTGSGEFLEIILNASAMITGSGFSEDLARIGFLIGLVLLSFQAIWNGQGISFHKAGMLFVVYLMLYGQTTTAVIEDTTTNQVRIVDNLPIGPTFIGSVISTVAYNITKTSEQAFSTPSMTNYGLFSSLNTLAKVRDVLRNPLALDSFVNYRRNGGWDLPKSVNEYLTFCTLNPINLRNYTTIDELYRGAGLESVLAAPLISQSAYIYDGQPNGRLDSCTNIQPRLNAAIREAMMDVMGEILDKGFAAEKAAGKVTTQFELQAQIDQSIQSFAMSAKSAQGYTEMSLIQPIFGDARVNALNHWQEQNAALALRESLNHQEIQWAGKGDTFKHYMRPMIAFFEGLLYAMTPFMAFALVLGDKGMSILGKYMVLPLAVALWMPLLSIVNAFTLWYAGAEMQAIFDGYDATSQSFAMLQLLDIDHAISKALGVGGMLAASVPPLALFIVSGSAMVANSIMGQMTQGDKFRTEDVMPRTKDQAPIMDTSASYTSDQMTTGASVTGARATAPKLSVAAGADATVQSSHANAQQKISNLQETLQSGASQLSSKSAGRQQLSQIGDQLQTNLKLGESTNYNEAVRKLSSAGWSQDEIKAGSASGHLGGSLPMGLAGGRLEQSAKFQQMSSEQQQLTKEGVLQLQQVVDSNRSDTATFAAAEAFTQNNQAMEQVSNSDTIGRTLTEAKSAQATYTDTKASSQGWRSQQDLDIGQAAGKAIANSGLTKHAAALGIRELAGQNEQDYASIRNLMNSASVQQATTDNDERIIAASMLHMQQTGRMGELVDSQFSPFDFKVDSGNSNELAGLKGAAPDTSGMDDRFENARRGAAGAFLEMNDMNTSGYHSMKADGRDVIDVKDDANAAVVQEHYQTGLNNQPTDQPPVVDTFMSNPEPLTHQLSEMPQNFSNAGQGIKNAAQTTYRELQEAGEKYRESSKPRSPTSID, encoded by the coding sequence ATGTCCATGAACATTTATACGACTGGCAGCGGCGAGTTCCTTGAGATAATCCTGAACGCAAGTGCCATGATTACAGGCTCTGGATTCAGTGAGGATCTGGCGCGCATCGGCTTTCTAATTGGTTTGGTGCTGCTCAGTTTCCAAGCAATATGGAACGGCCAAGGCATTTCATTTCATAAGGCGGGTATGCTATTCGTTGTATACCTGATGCTTTACGGCCAAACAACTACTGCCGTCATTGAAGATACAACGACGAACCAAGTCCGCATTGTAGATAACCTCCCTATCGGACCTACGTTTATTGGCTCCGTCATATCAACTGTGGCCTACAATATTACGAAAACCTCAGAGCAGGCTTTTTCGACTCCATCTATGACGAACTACGGTTTGTTTAGCAGTTTGAATACACTGGCCAAAGTGCGCGACGTGCTTAGAAATCCGCTAGCGCTTGACTCATTTGTAAACTACCGGAGAAACGGTGGATGGGATCTTCCGAAAAGCGTAAATGAGTATCTGACGTTCTGTACGCTTAACCCGATCAACCTTAGAAACTATACGACTATCGACGAACTTTATCGTGGCGCCGGACTGGAATCCGTTCTTGCTGCGCCGCTTATATCGCAGTCTGCGTACATATATGACGGGCAGCCTAATGGGCGTCTGGACTCATGCACAAATATCCAGCCTCGCCTCAATGCAGCCATCCGAGAGGCGATGATGGATGTGATGGGTGAAATTCTGGATAAAGGGTTTGCAGCTGAGAAAGCTGCAGGCAAGGTTACTACGCAATTTGAACTGCAGGCGCAAATTGACCAGTCTATCCAGAGCTTTGCCATGAGCGCCAAGAGTGCTCAGGGCTACACCGAGATGTCGCTTATCCAACCAATCTTCGGTGACGCGCGTGTCAATGCGTTGAACCACTGGCAGGAACAGAATGCCGCTCTGGCACTACGAGAATCGCTTAACCATCAAGAGATCCAGTGGGCCGGGAAGGGCGACACCTTCAAGCACTATATGCGTCCCATGATCGCCTTCTTTGAAGGTCTGCTGTATGCGATGACTCCGTTCATGGCATTCGCCCTGGTACTCGGCGACAAGGGCATGTCGATTCTTGGGAAGTACATGGTGCTTCCCTTGGCAGTCGCGCTTTGGATGCCCCTGCTGAGCATCGTAAACGCCTTTACCCTCTGGTATGCCGGCGCGGAGATGCAAGCAATCTTTGACGGGTACGATGCAACCTCGCAAAGCTTTGCAATGCTTCAGTTGCTCGATATAGATCATGCCATTTCCAAAGCTCTAGGCGTCGGAGGCATGCTCGCAGCATCGGTACCGCCGCTCGCGCTCTTCATCGTCTCCGGTTCAGCCATGGTTGCAAATAGCATCATGGGACAGATGACTCAGGGCGATAAGTTCCGCACGGAAGATGTAATGCCTCGTACTAAGGATCAGGCGCCGATTATGGACACATCGGCCAGCTACACGTCTGATCAGATGACTACAGGTGCAAGCGTCACGGGCGCGCGAGCAACAGCACCTAAGTTGTCTGTGGCTGCAGGAGCTGATGCAACTGTTCAAAGCAGCCACGCAAACGCGCAACAAAAAATATCCAACCTTCAAGAGACTCTTCAAAGTGGAGCATCGCAGCTCTCTTCAAAATCTGCGGGAAGACAACAGCTTTCGCAAATTGGCGACCAGCTGCAAACGAATCTAAAGCTCGGTGAAAGCACAAATTACAATGAGGCTGTAAGGAAACTTTCCTCAGCGGGATGGAGCCAAGACGAAATTAAAGCTGGCTCAGCATCTGGCCATCTGGGCGGTTCCCTTCCAATGGGTCTGGCTGGCGGAAGGCTGGAACAGTCTGCAAAGTTTCAGCAAATGAGTTCCGAGCAGCAGCAATTAACGAAAGAGGGCGTTCTTCAGCTTCAGCAGGTTGTAGACTCCAATAGGAGCGACACAGCTACGTTTGCTGCAGCTGAAGCATTTACCCAAAATAACCAAGCCATGGAGCAGGTATCTAATAGCGATACAATCGGAAGAACGCTCACGGAAGCGAAATCGGCACAAGCTACATATACAGATACCAAGGCTTCTAGCCAGGGCTGGAGAAGCCAGCAAGACCTTGACATAGGACAGGCTGCGGGTAAGGCAATTGCAAATAGCGGCCTCACAAAACACGCGGCTGCACTGGGCATACGAGAACTTGCAGGACAGAATGAACAGGACTACGCAAGTATTCGCAACCTGATGAATTCTGCTAGTGTTCAGCAAGCCACTACGGATAATGATGAAAGAATCATTGCCGCCTCTATGCTTCATATGCAGCAAACTGGAAGAATGGGTGAGTTGGTAGACTCTCAGTTCTCTCCATTCGACTTCAAGGTTGATTCTGGAAACTCAAACGAACTTGCAGGCCTGAAAGGAGCAGCGCCCGACACCTCTGGTATGGATGATCGCTTCGAGAATGCTCGTAGGGGCGCAGCTGGCGCATTCTTAGAAATGAATGACATGAATACAAGTGGCTATCATTCTATGAAAGCCGATGGTAGAGATGTCATTGACGTTAAGGATGACGCAAATGCAGCAGTTGTTCAGGAGCACTATCAAACAGGTCTGAATAATCAGCCAACGGATCAGCCTCCCGTTGTGGATACGTTCATGAGCAATCCTGAGCCGCTTACACATCAACTCAGCGAGATGCCTCAGAATTTCTCAAATGCGGGGCAGGGCATAAAAAATGCGGCTCAGACAACTTACAGAGAGCTACAAGAAGCTGGCGAGAAATATCGGGAATCAAGTAAGCCACGAAGCCCAACGAGCATAGACTAA
- a CDS encoding DUF7146 domain-containing protein produces the protein MSNVSSGNYAPEKQDVLDAAEGRWDDIFQSLAAELLPFQKRPGWHGPCPVHGGEDGFRVFKKTADTHSGGMCQTCGVKADGIALLMWVNKWTFSEALAEVGARLRIKDPYGRYADGDREPLPPKPAVQAKVHKGPSDAWIRESLRKIWKGTVPLTDPAAEPARLYLRSRAILCWDRAGMERSVRFHPALTYKDEKGKLQQHPAIVTLVISPAGDGITVNRLYLTPKGEKAPLRDCKMMFPIPSDRTLPGAAVITSRASEVIDVAEGLETSLAIETALGLPVWPMVNTYLMEQFVPPAGTKAVRIWADKDRSGGGRKAAEALKVRLWEMGIRAQIKMPPMEIPDGKKSVDWNDVLIALGPLGFMTHEAHRATR, from the coding sequence ATGTCAAATGTATCCTCGGGCAACTACGCCCCGGAAAAGCAAGATGTGCTCGACGCCGCAGAAGGGCGCTGGGACGACATCTTTCAGTCACTCGCTGCAGAGCTTCTTCCGTTCCAGAAACGGCCGGGATGGCATGGTCCGTGTCCTGTCCATGGCGGGGAAGATGGTTTCCGAGTGTTCAAAAAAACCGCTGATACTCACAGTGGAGGCATGTGCCAGACATGTGGTGTCAAAGCCGATGGCATTGCGCTGCTGATGTGGGTAAACAAATGGACCTTCAGCGAGGCGCTGGCTGAGGTGGGTGCGCGGTTGCGGATAAAAGATCCATACGGGCGGTATGCCGATGGTGACCGCGAGCCGCTACCCCCTAAGCCTGCTGTTCAAGCGAAAGTCCACAAAGGGCCAAGTGATGCGTGGATTCGAGAGTCACTGCGCAAGATTTGGAAGGGCACTGTACCCCTCACAGATCCTGCAGCAGAGCCGGCACGGTTGTATCTGCGCTCACGAGCAATTCTTTGTTGGGATCGTGCAGGAATGGAGCGATCCGTTCGTTTCCACCCGGCACTGACCTACAAGGATGAAAAGGGCAAGCTGCAACAGCACCCAGCAATCGTCACGTTGGTGATATCACCGGCAGGTGACGGGATAACCGTCAATCGACTGTACCTAACACCTAAAGGCGAGAAGGCACCACTGCGCGACTGCAAAATGATGTTCCCTATCCCGAGCGACCGCACACTTCCAGGTGCTGCAGTCATCACCTCGCGAGCCAGCGAGGTGATTGATGTTGCCGAGGGGTTGGAAACTTCACTGGCCATTGAAACAGCACTGGGACTCCCGGTGTGGCCAATGGTCAACACATACCTGATGGAGCAGTTCGTTCCTCCGGCCGGTACCAAGGCTGTCCGCATTTGGGCAGACAAGGATCGGAGTGGGGGTGGTAGGAAAGCCGCCGAAGCACTCAAGGTTCGGCTGTGGGAGATGGGCATCCGTGCTCAGATCAAGATGCCACCCATGGAGATTCCAGACGGTAAAAAATCGGTCGATTGGAACGATGTGCTCATTGCACTCGGACCGCTCGGCTTCATGACTCACGAGGCCCACCGCGCTACGCGGTAG